The following DNA comes from Hypanus sabinus isolate sHypSab1 chromosome 32, sHypSab1.hap1, whole genome shotgun sequence.
TGACAACCAAATTATTTTCTCtgtcagcttccaaatgttgctactctatCATTTGTTGCCACGCcctgctgctgattcccttctcctcatcatataTTCTTACCTTGACCAtcgtccagagccccaaactctgccctgtgcagaccccCCTCTGGTGTCTGACCCTGCTCCGTTGAACATCCAACTaatggtttcccattctgctttcagtgttttgaggacagtggtgttttctaacaaccctttagaaccagggaaaatgacccataatggGGAAATGAGTCATGATTAAGGAGTTTAACTCCCGATGTCATTCctcctcagcccagagattagagGGCCGAAggacatctcagacagaactgcagtcagctggacttcttcagtctgcagaaaattcaaggggaacctcttcacccacagagtggtgactgtttggaacccatcaccacagggagagcgagaggggaacaacaggggaggatttaaaaggactgtcgtggaacagaatcactggccGGGTCCAGCAGGCCTGAGTGCACTagttgtgttataaattcactaagtaccagagacagagtttaaaatagaactgatttatttgtcatagatacagaaccatagaacactacagcacagtacaggcccttcagccctggaTGTTGTGCCCACACATATAATCCTAAAAAAAAGAGGCTCTTaagtacccctaatgttttagcctctaccaccatccctggcgagtcattccaggcacccacaaccctctgtgtaaaaaaacttacccctgatgtctcccctaagcttccctcccttaactttgtacatatgccctctggtgtttgctattcatgccctgggaaacaggtactggctatccattctatatattcctctcataatcttgtagacctcttaTCAAGTTCTCTCTCATtcctctatgctccaaagagaaaagtcccagctctgctaatctcGCCTCATaggacttgttttccaatccagacaacatcctggtaaacctcctctgcaccctctccatagcttccatatccttcctatgaccagaactgaacacaacactctacacatacaaacaagctggataaactcagcaggtcgggcagcttcaGCTgactgatttgaccacagcatctgccgcAAACTTTGTGCTTACCCAACACTCAAAGTGTGgtgtcaccagagatttgtagagttgcaacatgacctctccacttttgaactcaatcctcttattaatgaagcctagcatcccataggccttcttaactaccataTCAACCTgggcagtgaccttgagggatgtatggatttaaaAACTCAAGGCCCCTTTTTTCATCCACACTCTAAAGTAAccaaccattcagccctttggtttgttcttccaaaatgcatcacctcacactgatccggattgaactccatctgccacttttctgcccacctctgcatcctgtctatatcctcatgtaaccttcaacaacctacagctccatccacaactcctccaatcttcatgtcatccgcaaacttgctcacccatccttccacctcttcatccaggtcatttataaaaatcacaaaagaaagggtcccaggacagataccTGTGgccctccactagtcaccgacctccaggcagaatactttccttccacaactaccctctcttcctttaagccattttttttatccaaacaaccaaggttccattgatcccatgcctcttgaGTTTCTGGATGAGTCACTCATGAGCagtcttgtcaaatgccttgctaaaatccatgtagagcaCATCTACAGCCCTACCCTCAtccatttcttttgttacctcttcaaaaaactcaattagactCGTGAGGCATGAGctgtccttcacaaagccacgttgactatccttgagtagactgtacttcccCAAatactcgtagatcctatccttaaggaTCCTTTCCAATAGTCTGCAGATCACcaacgtaagactcaccagtaTATAGTTCctggtttctccctattacctttttcaaACAAGGGAActtcatttgccattctccaatcctccagcacctcccctgcagccaatgtggattcaaagatcatagctattgctccagcgatctcttctctcacttcccacagcaacctggggtatatcatgtacggccctggggatttatcagccttgatgtttttaagaagatccaacacttcttccttaatctccacactgtccagcacacaggcctgttctatttcaacctcaccctgatcaacatccttttcacttgtgaatactgaagcaaagtactcattaaggacctccccaacctccaggcacatgttgaaTCTTTATCCTTTATTGGCCCCACCTTCAgtcttgtcatccttctgttcttgacatatgcatagaacaccttggggttctccttaatcctacatgccaaggccttctcatgccccctttgagctctccattcttaagctccttcctgactaccctatatttctcatgacaccctcctgcttcctgctccGTATATCTGatatatgcttccttcttcctcttgatgagttgcctcacgtgtttcatcagccttttcctaccatttttccttgcctcagtgggacataCCTATCCTGACCCAGCACTTGGTCCCcaaacttcctccacattacttctgtgcttgcacctttgaacatctgtttccaatttactcccgctaattcctgcctcatcccttcagagttagcccttccccagttgagcactttcccattttgtctgtttttatccttttccatagctatgctgaagctaagagAGTTGtagtcactctcaccaaaatactCCCCCACTAAGAGGTCTGCCACCGGACCAGGTTCATTatcagtatggcctctcctctcgtcggccagttcacatattgcatcaggaatcgttcttgaacacacctgacaacttCAGCCCCATCAATCCCCCTTGCATTCAGGatgtgccagtcaatatgagggaagttgaaatcacccataactaccaCCCTGTAGTTCCTGCGCCATTGTAAAATCtgcctccttatctgctccttgctgtcccaagggctatttgggggcctatagactactcccagcacagtgattgatcccttcctatttctgacttccacccacttCGACACAGTGGATAATACCTCTGCAGCGTCCTCTCTTTctatagccatgatactatccctgacttCTGATAGTAGCCATGATACCAGCAATGCTACTcacccccccttttctacctcccatcctattccttttaaaacacctaaacCCCGGTACCTACATCAGCCAAGTTTCAgcaatagccacaacatcatagttccacgttCTGATCCATGCTGTAAGTTCATACCatttattcctaatactcctagcgttgaaatagacacatttcaacccctccaactggctacatttatgttttgtcccctgcctgtccttcctcaacaactcagaacacatagcatcatgcccttgtccttctaccctaatttcacacactcacattctgattcccaccccccccccccccgccaaactagtttaaaccctgccCAACAGCTCGAAgaaacctgcccaccaggatattggttcctttccagttcaggtgcagccagtcctttttgtacaggtcagaccttccccagaaTAGATCTCAATGTTCCAGAAACCTGAACTCCTGCCCCCTGCAGCAACTCTTCagtcatgcattcatctgccatgacttcctgttcctaccctctctgCCTCATGGTGCAGGCAGCAaccctgagattaccacccttgaggtcctgcttttcaactttttTCTTAACTCTTATATtcattcttcaggacctcatcccaactcctatctatgtcattggttcccaattggaccacgacatctggctgttcaccctctttactgagaataccgagaactcgattcaagatatcatggaccctgtcaccagggaggcaacaaaccatctgggattCTCCATCTTTCCCACAGAACCTCTCAACTGTCCTGCAAActgtcgaatcccctatcactactgctctcctcttttcactccttcccttctgagctgataGTCCATTTGTGGTGCCACAGATgtaaccactgcaacttgtccctggtaggtcatccccaccaacagtatccaaaatggtatacttattattgatgggaatggcAGGGAATGCTCTTTCTGtctatttcccttccctctcctgaccgttaaccagttacctgcctcctgacttttagaGATGATTACCTCCTTGAAATTCTGAGCTACTACTGCCTCTCTCCTGAATggtctgaagttcatccagctcaatctccagttccctaacttggtttgATAGGAGCCGCAGTTGgatgcacctcttgcaggtgtagtcatcagagacaattgtgctgtccctgacttcgCACATCCTACAATCGGAGCattcaactgccctaactgctgcctccattaccaactcctaagttaaattaattaaagaaacTTACCTTACTGGGAGCAAACTCATCCTCCCCCTCTGCTCGCCGAAATCTGTCGAGCCAAAGCCTCATagctccactccttcacaggCCACTCTCTATTTCAGTCCATATTAAACTcaagtcccattaaaggtgaatgtacagcaaaagaaactcctcccatgcccagtgaccagggtgcagaactgggtgtggtgagcagcagcaataattgcagagttcagcatcGACAGTCACTCTTGAAATAACGTTCAGCaacagtgatggacaaatatccagtatgcagcttattgaaacattctccccagtgtgaacccggtagtgtgtcacaagtgtaACATGCTGTGAGGTTTCACTGCTCATGTAGTGGCCTCTCTGCTATGTTTCACTGGTGAGCTAATGGTTTCCCTGTAACATCAATGGttaggttatgactagagataacagggttttggagtgcaTGGCTATCCAATGAGATAAATGGCATTCATTCTTGTCAGTCTGGAAGACAGATTTCCATgatcttttgccagggagagatgagaagacacGAATGGAGACAGTGGgcgcttttcttttttttttgtttactttaCTAACcttatagtcaaagtaagaattctaaagctcaatcatttaatcacatattgtgtgctgtttgttatttcggggtactgatttgtaacaggggatacatcacgcagcatccacccaaatgagatcttttaagtttggccgggctgggGGTCTATCACCCCATATATTGAGCTGCTAGCTGAAGCAAGAGTTACATAAGcctagatgactgagtgaacatCTTCCCACAATCACAGCAGCTGAACAGCCTCTCTCCAGCGTGAATTCAATGATGGACATTTGGTTGATTttgctgagagaatctcttcccaaagtctgagcaagtgatcggcttctccccagtgtgaacttgctggtgtctctgtagatgAGATAACGAAGTGTATCCCTTCCCACAGcctaagcaggtgaatggcctctccccagtgtgaactcgctgatgtacctgcAGTTGGGATGAgtaactgaatcccttcccacagactgagcaggtgaatggccatttccctgtgtgggctgactggtgtctcagcagGTGAGATGacaaaatgaatcccttcccacagtctgagcaggtgaatcccttcccacagactgagcaggtgaatggccgctccccggtgtgaactctctgatgtaccttcagctgggatgaccgagtgaatcctttcccacagtctgagcagatgtcTCTCTGAGCagtctctccagtgtgaactgactggtgtatcagtaggtgagatggccaagtgaatcccttcccacagtctgagcaggtgaacagccgatccccagtgtgaactgactggtgtctcagtagttgAGATGACAaggtgaattccttcccacagtctgagcaggtgaatggccgctccccggtgtgaactctctgatgtaccttcagtttggATGacaaaatgaatcccttcccacagtctgagcaggtgaatggcctctctccagtgtgaactcgctgatgtaccttcagctgggatgaccgagtgaatccttttccacagtctgagcagattaacggcctctctccagtgtgaactgactggtgtatcagtaggtgagatggccaagtgaatcccttcccacagtctgagcaggtgaacagccgatccccagtgtgaactgactggtgtctcactAGGTGagatgatttagtgaatcccttcccacagtctgagcaggtgaatggcctctctcctgtatgaactcgctgatgtaccttcaggttagatgagcaagtgaatcccttcccgcaatctgagcaggtgaatggcctctcccctgtgtgaactcgctgttgagccattaggtcagatgactgagtgaatccttcccgacaaattcagcagatgaccagcctctgcccagtgtgaactcactggttTGTCCACAAGTGGGAAGatcgactgaatcccttctcacccacagaacaggtgaatagCCATGTCACAGTGTGAACTTTCTAATGTACGTTCAGTTGAAATGACTGACTAAATCCATTCCCACTATCCGAGCAGATGACAGGCAcaccagttggtcagatgaccgagtggaTCCCTTGCTCCTCTTCTTAAGTGTCTGgatagagacagcaaaactggcataTTGTGTGCGAGATTCCcggagacaaattccttgtcatttttaacctgtaaaaagatttacaagatcacttgagttgtcaaggtgtggTATGgcttcacactgttacagtgaagttcaactcAAGTTGGAGACATAAATCAttttctaactgggcacagtactggtatctggaatgaccatcaaattctctgatgctctctacaagaatggggcatttctgccatccccaatctgtgacctggctcagtttgactctctccattggtattattccctgttcccactgagctgcatgggtacCTGGCCCAACAATAACTGGAACACTCACACGCAAATAGCCGACAGTGCATTCCGCGCACCCGCCACTCTGTGCACAAAACTTACCCTGACACCCCCTGTgaatctatttccaagcacataACTATGGCccctcgtgttagctatttcaatcagaactttgatctcctctgggttcgatcgagttcatctgcactctcatgcAACCTATGTAACAGGCCTGTAACGGGTAaggaaggattttctcaccagagcttttgcacaccaTCCATAGGTAACTTGCCCATTGTTCATATGtagtttgcttgctaaatgacacTTAAAAAAGGTCAAATTTCCAAATATCCCtacacttcttcccacttgcaaattctccagcaacttctcacacaatacacacaggtaacaccagtttttgcactgtacataaatatttcccctgaaccctcccccaggtgactgacggtggtgaactcggttatggcaatgccaatgaatatgaagggaagggcagtagtctgtctcattggagactggcacatttgtgatgtgaaagctacttgttgcccaggacaaaggtgtttgatatcattatgtacccagagagaacGGGTCAAAATATGTTCGcacgggtagaaaagtccagaataAGAGTAGGTAGaagaagccacacacacaaaatgctggaagaactcggcaggccaggcagcatttgtgggggaaaaaaaatattgagatcctccagcaatttgtgtgtattccttggatttccagcatctgtagattttctcgtttgtgattggATGTAGagaaaaggtgattttctcaactggtgatggaaacgattttgttccctttctccgagttcccaatccttgcattcagatagctggagctcagctctctgtctgagagatccatcggctcccattccctcatcagacGGAAGctcccggggcccgtgtacggatcgtgggacTGACAGAGAGGGACAAGAGTTCGACTGCCCGGGATTTCGGGTCACGATATCTGTATTGTCCCTCAGTCGGTGCAAAAATCTCTCGCCTGAAAGCCGTTCTCCTACCTGCAATCCTTTTTCCCGAGGCCTTTCGTGGACTGCGCGCATGGTAACGGCTCAAaaccctgacgcctgcgcatttgatcAGTGCTGCGGCGATCGTGACATTTTTTTAATGCAGGGATTTATGGGTAATGACGGTTCCATTAAAGGtgtctgcaagcaccggttccaTGTCCGCACTGTAGTGTATTGTGTGCGTATTTGTAGGTCAGAGTGCAGATGAAGTCAGGACGGGGGTTAAGAAAAATGGAAGTCTGTTGAATAAACGTGGTTGTTCAATCTACAGCGGTGTCCGAGTCACATCAATactacatggtgtcagaagagAAGACACGTAAAATatgtcacagttacagccacCGTCAAGTTTAAGCCTACAAGGTAATCTTGCTGAGAACTGGAAAATATGGATCCAGAAATTTGAGCTGGTTTACACCACTAGCGGCGTAGCTGAAAAAAACGGAGAAAATGCAATGTGCTACGTTTCTGCATGTGGCGGGGGAAGAGGCAATAAAGGTTTGCAACACGTTTGTCTTCCAAGATGATGAGCAAGATAAaattgaagtgttgaagaaaaagtTTCAAGATTACTGCGAACGGAAAAAAAACCCACATCCGACACGTTTTTTTACAAGGGCTCAAGGACCAACAGAGACCATAGACGCCTATGTAACAGAGGTGAAGAACACGGCAAAAGACTGTGAGTTCAGACAACTGCATGATTCTTTAATACGTGACAGGATTGTATGCGACATACGAGATGATCAAGTGAGAGGCGGAGCTTACATTGGAAAAAGCGATTGATGTTTGCCGTGCAAGCGAGATCACGTCGTCAGGTTAAAGTGCTTATGAAGAGATTGAAGTGCacaaaataaaaactgtgaaAACTGATAAGAGTAGGACAAAGCCAGCTGCACAGGATGATCAAAAGGAAGTTAACTGCAACAGATGTGGTTATAAACatggatacagaaaatgtccagcctTTGGTCAGACATGCAAAGTATGCAGAAAAAATATCACTTTGCAACAATGCGCAAATCGCAGGAGCACGCAAGGAAAATGCatgctgtggaacagagtgagggcaacagtgacatgttcattggcacagttgaagtggaacaggaagtatgcatcaagaatattgataatgcagAGATAGAGGATGAAGATGATTGGACTCAAGATCTGATAATAAACAGGAAGAATGTGACATTTAAGCTTGACACTGGGGCAAAGTGCAATGTAATGTCAGCAGAAACATTCAACTCACTGGACATCAGAGGAAGACAGAAAATCCACCTGCAAGCTCGTTGCATATTTTGGCCACAAGACGGCGCCATTGGGAAATAAAGCACTCACCTGTGTGTACAAAGGGCAAAAACACAAGATAGAGATTGAGATAGTACAACACGTTCTAGCAATACTgggcaaagcaacatgcacaaagctAGACCCGGTGAAGTGAATCTATGGTGTTGAAAAAGAAAATGACATTCTCAAAGACTTTGCTGACTTGTTTTCTGGATAAGGATGTATACCAGAGAAACACCATATCCAGATTGATCCAACTATTGCACCAGTTGTGCATGCCCCGAGAAAGATTCCAGTAGCTCTTAGGGATCAAGTAGTGGAGGAGCTACACAGAATGGAACAGATGGGAGTCATAACGAGACAAAGAGAACTGAATGAGCGGGTGAATAGTATGGTGACAGTGGTcacagaaaaaaaatgaggaTTTGCATGGATCCACAAGATCTCAACCAAGCCATCAAAAGAGAGGATGCTCACGGTTGAAGAGCTTGTCTCCCGCATGCCTAATGCGAAATACTTTTCAGTATTAGACACAAAGCAAGGTTTCTGGCAGATCAAGCTGGATAAAGAAAGTTCCAGATTATGCACTTTCAACACGCCCATAGGCAGATATTGTTTCCTGCGTCTACCCTTTAGGATTTCTTCTGCATCAGAGGTATTCCCGAGGTCCGTGGCACAAATGATTGAAGGCCTGGACGGAGTGGTCAATATCATTGATGATTTACTGATAAGGGGTGACACAATTGATCAGAGACTGAGGAAGCTCCTGGAGAGAGCACGTGAATACAACCTAAAACTGAACAAAAGTAAATGTAAGATCAGAACTACAGAGATCAAATACATAGGTCATGTACTCAGCACTGATGGGCTAAAGCCAGATAATGAAAaggtcagggatgtggtacagttACCACCACCCAAAGATAAGCAAGAACAATTGAGGTTCATGGGCATTCACAACATATCAGAGGTCAGCACTGCACTTCAAAAGCTACTAGAAAGCACCAATGAATGGCATTGGGAAGATGAACAAAAGCAAAGTTTTGACACATGGAAGCAGTTTGTTACCAATGCACCAGCACTCAAGTTCTAAGATGTCAATAAACCAGTGATGATGTCTGTGGATGCCAGTTCGGAGGGAATAGGAGCTGTTATACTGCAGGATGGGAAGCCTGTGGCATATGGGTCATGAGCACGTATGGACTGTCAACACTGATATGCTCAAATCGAAAAGGAATTACTCGCCATAGCTTATGGGTTTGAGAAGTTCCACCAATATGTatatggcaaagaaatccaggttgagagtgaacacaaaccacttgagagcatcttcaaaaagccacTCCACCAAGCTCCTGTGAGGCTGCAAAGGATGCTTCTCAGCCTACAGAGGTACACTCTCACAGTCACCTATAAGCCAGGAAAAGAACTGTACATCCCTGGTGCTTTGAGCCGTGCTTACCTCAAAGAGCAAAA
Coding sequences within:
- the LOC132384424 gene encoding zinc finger protein 229-like, giving the protein MAQQRVHTGERPFTCSDCGKGFTCSSNLKVHQRVHTGERPFTCSDCGKGFTKSSHLVRHQSVHTGDRLFTCSDCGKGFTWPSHLLIHQSVHTGERPLICSDCGKGFTRSSQLKVHQRVHTGERPFTCSDCGKGFILSSKLKVHQRVHTGERPFTCSDCGKEFTLSSQLLRHQSVHTGDRLFTCSDCGKGFTWPSHLLIHQSVHTGETAQRDICSDCGKGFTRSSQLKVHQRVHTGERPFTCSVCGKGFTCSDCGKGFILSSHLLRHQSAHTGKWPFTCSVCGKGFSYSSQLQVHQRVHTGERPFTCLGCGKGYTSLSHLQRHQQVHTGEKPITCSDFGKRFSQQNQPNVHH